GAAAACGGGCGGCGGCCTTGCAGGTCATAACGGTCTGAGATCCCTGAAGGGGCATATAGGGGCAGATTTCAGGCGCGCCAGACTAGGTATCGGACATCCGGGTCATAAAGACCTTGTCCTTGCACATGTTTTGAAAGATTTTTCAAAAGCAGAGAGGGATTGGTTACCTAATTTTCTGGATGCGATTGCCAAACATGCGCCTTTATTGGCGGCAAATGACGGGCTGGGCGAAGACGCGACTTATCAAAACCGTGTGCATTTAACTTTTCACAATGATGAAAGTATCTCAGAAGAGAATAAACAGCCTGAACAAACTGAAAAGGGAACGAATTAATGGGATTTCAATGCGGCATTGTCGGCTTACCGAATGTAGGCAAATCAACCCTTTTTAACGCCCTCACCCGCACAGCAGCAGCACAAGCGGCTAACTTCCCATTCTGCACCATTGAACCCAATGTTGGTGAAGTTTCGGTACCAGACGCGCGTCTGGACGCCCTAGCAGCTATTGCCGTAAGCAAGGAGATTATTCCTGCCCGTCTAAGTTTTGTAGATATTGCCGGACTGGTGCGCGGGGCATCTAAGGGGGAAGGCCTCGGCAATCAGTTTCTTGGTAATATCCGCGAAGTTGACGCGATTGCCCATGTTCTGCGTTGTTTTGAAGACTCAAACATCACTCATGTTGAGGGAGAAATTGACCCGCTGGCGGATGCCGAAACTGTTGAAACTGAATTAATGCTGGCGGATTTGGAAAGCCTTGAAAAACGTGAAGGCAATTTGAGAAAAAAAGCGACCACTAAGGACAAAAAAGCCATAGAGGAACTGGAACTCGTTGATTTAGCTCTGGCAGAACTTCGGGAAGGTCGTCCGGCACGTCTAGTGGATGTTCCTAAGGGGCGCGAAAGAGATTTTAAAAACCTCCAGCTTCTCACCTCAAAGCCCGTTTTATATGTTTGCAATGTTGAAGAAGACAGTGCAGCAACCGGCAATTACTTATCGGCTAAAGTTGCAGAAAGAGCTGCCGCAGAGGGGGCGGAAACGGTTGTGATTTCTGCACGAATTGAAGAAGAACTGGCTCAGCTTGATGAGTCGGAACGGTTGGAATATCTGCAAAGTCTGGGGCTGGAAGAGCCCGGCCTCAATCGCCTGATTGAACAAGGTTATCATCTGCTCGACTTGATTACCTATTTCACATGTGGCCCGAAGGAAACCCGCGCTTGGACTGTGAGAAGCGGATCAACTGCCCCTCAAGCGGCAGGGATTATCCATACGGATTTCGAACGGGGCTTTATCAGAGCCGAGACCACAGCCTATGAAGATTATGTGGCCTGCAAAGGGGAAAGCGGGGCACGCGAAACAGGCAAGCTCCGACAAGAAGGCAAAGAATACATCGTCCAAGACGGAGATGTGATGCTGTTCAAATTTAACGTGTAAAGACTTCCGCCACGCACAACCAAACACAGCCATCTATCAGCCCATTTATGCGCGACTTGATATAACGGCGCAAATTGACTAACCTTTTTTTTGCCTATTGTTGAACGCGAAAGGCGGGTTTAGCAAACCATCACAAAAGCTGCAATTTGTATTGCGTATGTGGCTTATCGCTATCCTAATTTGTCGAGGACATGCGTTAAGCCTTTTTTTAAGAATTGCTGGGAAAATCGTTCACCTCTCGCTCTGCGCCGGGGTGACGGCGGAATATGGTTCTCTTAGGGGAACTCAATACGTCGTAGCCGAACTTTTGTGCGGTTTGCTAACCCCCGGCACCTGCGTATCCGGTGCCGCTTTGCTCAAACAATAAAAACAAAGAGGGGCGCAAATGAACGAGACACAAGCCAATAATATTCGACATAATTTATGGATTTTCCGCCTGCGCCGAAAAATTCCGCGCCATGTTTTTGCGCGCGATATTATGAGTGTTCAGGCCTATCGTGAAATTGAATATGGGCATGAAGCTATCAGCGCCGATTTGCTGAAGAAATTTATCGAGAAATATGACCTTAAGCGCAAACATCTAACCGCCGCGCCCGAATTCGCCAGCCTGCTCGACCATCCAACCCGTAAACTCATTGAATATCAGCGCGTCGCCATGAGCAGCACCCAGCTCAAGCATCTCATGCACTTTCTGCGGGATTTTCTTCCTCGCGCCTATTAGGAAATAACGGTAATTAGTGTTTATCAGCCCAAATGCGGCGCATTGAGAAGAACAGCAATCCGGCAAATACGGTGAGATAAATTAACACCATAAAACCAGTTTGCTTACGCTCTTCTAATTCAGGCTCAGCCGCCCAGTTCAGGAATGTCACAACATCATACGACATCTGCTCAACGGACGCCGCCGTCCCATCTGTATATTCAATC
This sequence is a window from Candidatus Micropelagos thuwalensis. Protein-coding genes within it:
- the ychF gene encoding redox-regulated ATPase YchF, translated to MGFQCGIVGLPNVGKSTLFNALTRTAAAQAANFPFCTIEPNVGEVSVPDARLDALAAIAVSKEIIPARLSFVDIAGLVRGASKGEGLGNQFLGNIREVDAIAHVLRCFEDSNITHVEGEIDPLADAETVETELMLADLESLEKREGNLRKKATTKDKKAIEELELVDLALAELREGRPARLVDVPKGRERDFKNLQLLTSKPVLYVCNVEEDSAATGNYLSAKVAERAAAEGAETVVISARIEEELAQLDESERLEYLQSLGLEEPGLNRLIEQGYHLLDLITYFTCGPKETRAWTVRSGSTAPQAAGIIHTDFERGFIRAETTAYEDYVACKGESGARETGKLRQEGKEYIVQDGDVMLFKFNV
- the pth gene encoding aminoacyl-tRNA hydrolase translates to MLLLVGLGNPGSKYSGNRHNIGFMAIDRIAETHNFPAFRSKYQGQLSEGLLGETKTLLLKPETYMNESGKSVAEAVRMIKLPLSNIVVFYDELDLVPGKLRMKTGGGLAGHNGLRSLKGHIGADFRRARLGIGHPGHKDLVLAHVLKDFSKAERDWLPNFLDAIAKHAPLLAANDGLGEDATYQNRVHLTFHNDESISEENKQPEQTEKGTN